The stretch of DNA GTTCTCGTCATCCGGGGCCTCGCGAAAAATCCTAAGCGCCGCCTCCTTGATCAGGCTCACATCCTCTCGCGACCGGGCCGCCGGCAGCGCCGTCTTCAGCGCATCCACCAAGATTGCCATATGCCTGTCGCGCTGGCCGGCGATCCATTGCCGCGTACCGACGCTTTGGTCGGCGAGCCCCGCCAGGAAATCCTGGCGAAGGATAGTAACCAGTCGCCGCAGCTTGCCAAGGGCGTCGTCGCTGTCGTGATTGACGAGTTCGGAGAGATCACCAGCAAATGCGTCCGGCCTGACCCGCACACCGGTCGCCGTGAAGATCAGAAGTTCGGTACCGAGCTGGGTCTGACGCGCCTGGACACGCGATATGGTCTTGCGCAGGTTGGCCATGATGTCAGAATTGTCATGGCTGTCCCACAAGAACCGCGCCAGCGCCGAGCGCGGAAATTCGCTCCCAGCCCCTTCGCGCAGATCACGGTCCAGCAAATAACAAATCGCCAATAGGCCCTTTTCCGGAAAAGCCGCTGGTTTCCCGGCCGGGTCGATCAACCGCAACTCACCAAATGACTCGAGCCGGAGTTTCATGCGAATATGCCTGACTATTCTCCAAGCGGAAGGCTGATATCCGCTGCGGAGGCGCCCAATGTTACACTGCGGCTTTCCGTCTGCGCCATTGCCTTCACCAGTGCAATGACTGATTCACGGATTTTCCGGTCGGCAATCTTCAGAAAAGCACGATTGAGCACCAATCCCTCTTTCGTTCTGAGGAATTCGACGACGGGATCGGTGTTTGCGGGCAGTTCCAACCCTTGCAACGTCAACGGCTCGGAATTTTCCTGTTCAAAGAAGAAGCTCGGCGACGTATGAAGCACCTCGGCTATGCGCTGCAGACGGCTCGCGCCGATGCGGTTGATGCCCTTCTCGTATTTCTGAACCTGCTGGAAGGTCACGCCGATTTGGTCGGCAAGCCGTTCCTGGCTCATTCCGAGCAACTGCCGGCGCATTCTTATGCGCGCTCCGACATAGCCGTCTATCGCATTCGGTGTCTTGACATTCATCGTGTGTTTTCAGCCTCAATCGCATTTTCCATCACCGCAGCTGTAGTATCTCGCGCCCCAGTTTTCCATGGTTGTTTTTACATCGTAGGCTATATACGCCGCGATGGCGATCGATTGTGGTATGAAAGCCCCTCAAGTCAGAGGTGAAGCGACGCAGCCTTAGGCTGCAAAAGGGCAAATCGAACAAAAGCCGTACCGATCCTGATGAAATGGGACTGTGATTACCCCCTGGCTTACGCTAAATGCACTTCATCGACCGTCGCTTGATCATCTCTCCCAGCCCCGATCGCCCGACATCCATCGAACAAAAGCGACGCGGCACGGCAACCAACCGGGCCGTTCAGGAGGAATGTCCATGGCAACCGTTGCCGAGACCGCGCCCCGTTTCCAAAAAACAACGATGTCCATCCTGGTGGCGGTCAGCTTCTGCCATATGCTGAATGACATAATGCAGTCGCTGCTCGCCTCGCTCTACCCGCTGTTCAAGGCGAACTACGATCTCGATTTTGTTCAAATCGGCCTCCTGACGATGACCTTCCAGGTCACCGCTTCACTGCTGCAGCCACTGGTCGGCGTCGTCACCGACCGCTGGCCGATGCCCTATTCCCTGCCAGTCGGCATGGCGAGCACCTTCTGCGGCCTCATCCTGCTTGGCAACGCCGGCAGCTTCGCATTGCTGCTCGTCGCCGCCAGCCTGATCGGCTTCGGTTCGGCGGTCTTCCATCCGGAATCCTCGCGCGTCGCCCGTCTTGCCTCCGGCGGTCGCCACGGTTTTGCGCAGTCGTTCTTCCAGGTCGGTGGTAATGCCGGCCAGGCGCTCGGCCCGCTGCTCGCTGCCTTTATAGTGCTGCCGCTCGGCCAGCACAGCGTCTCCTGGTTCGCCGCCATCGCCATGGTCGGCATGGTCGTGCTGAGCTGGGTCGGCAACTGGTACATGAGCCACAGGCGCCAGAACGCCAGCAAGCCGGCGGCAAGCCGGACCCTGCCGCTGCCGCAGAACAGGGTTGTCTGGGCGCTGCTGATTCTCGTCCTGCTGACGGCAACAAAGAATGTCTACATGGC from Rhizobium sp. NZLR1 encodes:
- a CDS encoding helix-turn-helix transcriptional regulator, yielding MNVKTPNAIDGYVGARIRMRRQLLGMSQERLADQIGVTFQQVQKYEKGINRIGASRLQRIAEVLHTSPSFFFEQENSEPLTLQGLELPANTDPVVEFLRTKEGLVLNRAFLKIADRKIRESVIALVKAMAQTESRSVTLGASAADISLPLGE
- a CDS encoding MFS transporter, giving the protein MATVAETAPRFQKTTMSILVAVSFCHMLNDIMQSLLASLYPLFKANYDLDFVQIGLLTMTFQVTASLLQPLVGVVTDRWPMPYSLPVGMASTFCGLILLGNAGSFALLLVAASLIGFGSAVFHPESSRVARLASGGRHGFAQSFFQVGGNAGQALGPLLAAFIVLPLGQHSVSWFAAIAMVGMVVLSWVGNWYMSHRRQNASKPAASRTLPLPQNRVVWALLILVLLTATKNVYMASVSSYFTFYVIDKFALSIQQAQLMLFLFLGSVAVGTFLGGPIGDRFGARFVIWFSILGVIPFALLLPYANLFWTGILSVVIGLIFASAFSAIVVFAQELVPGRVGLIAGVFFGFAFGAGGLGAALLGSFADTHGIDFVYRVCSYLPLLGLLTVFLPRIPKQKPA